Proteins encoded in a region of the Leptolyngbya subtilissima AS-A7 genome:
- the alaS gene encoding alanine--tRNA ligase, translating into MAKSPTSSTTMTGAEIRQTFLEFYAARGHAIKPSASLVPEDPTVLLTIAGMLPFKPIFLGQRPADVDRATTSQKCIRTNDIENVGRTARHHTFFEMLGNFSFGDYFKEQAIAWAWELSTEVFKLPAERLIVSVFREDDDAFAIWRNQIGIPAHRIQRMDEADNFWTSGPTGPCGPCSEIYYDFHPELGDDHIDLEDDSRFIEFYNLVFMQYNRDAEGNLTPLQNQNIDTGLGLERMAQILQQVPNNYETDLILPIIDAAAGLAGLDYGKSDEKTKVSLKVIGDHVRAVVHMIADGITASNVGRGYILRRLIRRVVRHGRLIGIEGAFISKVAEAAIVLAETPFPNTRQRDVQIKAELDREESRFLETLERGEKLLTDILKRESQSQTQQISGTDAFVLYDTYGFPLELTQEIAEEQGLTVDAAGFETAMEEQRQRSKDAHETIDLTVQGSLDSLAEHIHSTEFLGYKDTTSASKVEALLVGGKSVDRIEAGQEGQVVLNQTPFYAESGGQVGDRGYLSGDDLLIRVHDVKKDGDFFVHFGRVERGALAVGDQVTAQIDRACRRRAQANHTATHLLQAALKKLVDPDISQAGSLVAFDRLRFDFNCPRALTADEMQQVEEQVNSWIAEGHQGEITVMALEEAKAKGAIAMFGEKYSAEVRVIDFPGVSMELCGGTHVSNTAEIGLFKIISETGVASGTRRIEAVAGPAVLEYLNVRDAVVRDLSDRFKAKPEELSDRVTTLQTDLKTAQKELEALKSELAVLKSDQLLDSAEAVGSLKVIVAELEGVSAEALKTAAERLLQKLGAGAVVLGSVPEPEKVSLVAAFSSEVIEQKLQAGKFIGGIAKLTGGGGGGRPNLAQAGGRDASKLPEALASAKAQLLETLV; encoded by the coding sequence ATGGCAAAGTCCCCCACCTCTTCCACTACGATGACCGGCGCAGAGATTCGCCAGACGTTTCTGGAGTTTTATGCGGCGCGGGGGCACGCCATTAAACCGAGCGCATCCCTGGTGCCCGAAGACCCCACGGTGCTGCTCACCATTGCCGGCATGCTGCCCTTCAAGCCGATCTTCCTCGGTCAGCGCCCGGCGGATGTCGATCGCGCCACCACCTCACAAAAGTGCATTCGCACCAACGACATTGAGAACGTGGGCCGCACGGCGCGCCATCACACCTTCTTTGAGATGCTGGGCAACTTTAGCTTTGGCGACTACTTCAAGGAGCAGGCGATCGCCTGGGCTTGGGAACTATCTACAGAAGTTTTCAAACTGCCTGCCGAGCGCCTGATAGTGAGCGTCTTTCGCGAAGACGACGACGCCTTTGCCATCTGGCGTAACCAGATCGGCATCCCCGCCCACCGCATCCAGCGCATGGATGAGGCCGACAACTTCTGGACCTCTGGCCCCACCGGTCCCTGCGGTCCCTGCTCGGAAATTTACTACGACTTCCACCCCGAGCTGGGCGACGACCACATCGACCTGGAGGACGACTCGCGCTTCATCGAGTTCTACAACCTGGTGTTTATGCAGTACAACCGGGATGCCGAGGGCAACCTGACGCCGCTGCAAAACCAAAACATTGACACCGGCCTGGGCCTAGAGCGCATGGCCCAGATTTTGCAACAGGTGCCCAACAACTACGAAACCGACCTGATCTTGCCAATCATCGACGCGGCGGCGGGGCTGGCCGGTTTGGACTACGGAAAATCTGACGAGAAAACCAAGGTCTCCCTCAAGGTAATCGGCGACCACGTGCGGGCTGTCGTCCACATGATCGCCGACGGCATTACCGCCTCTAATGTGGGTCGAGGCTACATTCTGCGACGGCTGATTCGTCGGGTGGTGCGCCACGGACGGCTGATTGGCATTGAGGGCGCGTTCATTAGCAAGGTGGCCGAGGCGGCGATCGTCCTAGCAGAAACGCCCTTCCCCAACACCCGGCAGCGCGACGTCCAGATCAAAGCCGAACTCGACCGCGAAGAATCCCGCTTTCTCGAAACCCTGGAGCGGGGCGAAAAGCTGCTGACCGACATTCTCAAGCGCGAGAGCCAGTCGCAGACCCAGCAAATTTCGGGCACCGATGCCTTTGTGCTCTACGACACCTACGGCTTCCCCCTAGAGCTGACTCAAGAAATTGCCGAAGAGCAGGGCCTGACGGTAGACGCCGCCGGGTTCGAAACGGCAATGGAAGAGCAGCGCCAGCGCTCGAAGGATGCCCACGAAACCATTGACCTGACGGTGCAGGGCAGCCTCGACAGCCTAGCTGAACACATTCACTCAACGGAGTTTTTGGGCTACAAAGACACCACCAGCGCCAGCAAAGTAGAAGCACTACTGGTCGGCGGGAAGTCGGTGGATCGCATTGAGGCGGGGCAGGAAGGGCAGGTGGTGCTGAACCAGACGCCGTTCTACGCGGAGTCGGGCGGTCAGGTGGGCGATCGCGGCTACCTGTCGGGCGATGACCTGCTGATTCGCGTCCACGACGTCAAAAAAGACGGCGACTTCTTCGTTCACTTTGGCCGAGTCGAGCGGGGTGCGCTGGCCGTGGGCGATCAGGTCACGGCCCAAATCGATCGCGCCTGCCGTCGTCGTGCCCAGGCCAACCACACCGCTACCCACCTGCTACAAGCGGCGCTGAAAAAGCTGGTCGACCCCGATATTTCCCAGGCCGGTTCCCTGGTCGCCTTCGATCGCCTGCGGTTTGACTTCAACTGCCCCCGCGCCCTGACGGCTGACGAGATGCAGCAGGTCGAAGAACAGGTGAATAGCTGGATCGCCGAAGGCCACCAGGGTGAGATCACCGTGATGGCGCTGGAAGAGGCCAAGGCCAAGGGCGCGATCGCCATGTTTGGCGAAAAGTACAGCGCTGAGGTGCGGGTGATCGACTTCCCAGGCGTGTCGATGGAGCTGTGCGGCGGCACCCACGTCAGCAACACCGCTGAAATTGGCCTGTTCAAAATTATCTCTGAGACCGGGGTGGCCTCTGGCACCCGCCGCATTGAGGCCGTCGCTGGCCCCGCTGTGCTGGAGTATCTGAACGTGCGCGATGCCGTGGTGCGGGATCTGAGCGATCGCTTTAAAGCCAAGCCCGAGGAGCTGAGCGATCGCGTCACCACCCTGCAAACCGACCTCAAGACCGCCCAAAAAGAGCTAGAGGCACTGAAGTCTGAACTGGCGGTGCTGAAGTCTGACCAGCTGCTCGATAGTGCCGAAGCCGTGGGCTCTCTCAAAGTCATCGTGGCTGAGCTTGAAGGGGTCAGCGCCGAAGCCCTCAAAACCGCCGCCGAGCGCCTGCTGCAAAAGCTGGGAGCTGGGGCTGTGGTGCTGGGCTCCGTGCCCGAACCCGAGAAAGTTAGCCTGGTTGCCGCTTTCAGCTCAGAAGTGATTGAGCAAAAGCTCCAAGCGGGCAAGTTCATCGGCGGCATCGCCAAGCTCACTGGCGGCGGCGGTGGCGGGCGGCCCAATCTGGCCCAAGCGGGCGGGCGCGATGCCAGC
- a CDS encoding acylphosphatase gives MEQIRAVIHGTVQGVGFRYHTCQTAQELKVKGFVRNQPDGTVEIVAMGTSDQLKALLHWAHQGPVGARVTGVEIEPYTGSAHFDGFTIER, from the coding sequence ATGGAACAAATTCGAGCGGTGATTCATGGGACTGTGCAGGGCGTTGGGTTTCGCTATCACACCTGCCAGACAGCCCAAGAGCTGAAGGTTAAGGGCTTTGTACGCAACCAGCCAGATGGCACCGTTGAAATTGTGGCAATGGGTACTAGCGACCAGCTAAAGGCCCTATTGCACTGGGCACATCAAGGACCAGTGGGTGCCCGAGTTACCGGGGTAGAGATTGAACCTTATACAGGATCAGCTCATTTCGATGGGTTCACCATTGAGCGCTAG